The Acidobacteriota bacterium genome includes the window GCGGCCCGCACGGGCGCGCCCGTCATTCCCGTGTTCGCGCTGCCGCTGCCCGGCGGGCGCTATCGCATGATCTACGAGCACCCGGTGCCGCCGCCGCCCGGCGACGATCCCGCGGCGTTCAAGGAGTTCACCCAGCGGTGCACCGACGTCCTGGAGATGTACGTGCGCCGCTATCCGGACCTCTGGCTGTGGATGCATCGCCGCTGGCGTGACCTGCAGGCCGAGGTGGACGGCGTGCCCGGCATGTTCCCGGCCGCCAGCGGGGACGGGCCGATCGAGCCATGACGACGACTGTCCCCGAGCGCCTGGTCGTGCGCGCGCCAAACTGGCTGGGCGATCTGGTGATGGCGCTGCCCGCGCTGGGCATGATCCGCCGCGCGTACCCCGAGGCGGAGCTGACCATTGCCGCGCCGCTTCCCTGCGCGCCGGTGTTCGAGCAGCACACCGCGGTGGGCAGCGTCGACGTCATTGCGCCGGACATGGCGACGGGCGAGGAGTTCGACACGATCCTGCTCCTCACCAACTCGTTCGGTTCCGCGTGGCGCGCCCGCCGTGCCGGGATCAAGGAGCGCTGGGGCTATGCCGCGGCGGGCCGGAGCTGGCTGCTGACGCGCGCCGTGCCGCGGCCGTCCGGCCGCGTTCACCAGGTGGACTATTACCGCGTGCTCGCGCGGGAGCTGGGGATGGCCGGCACGGGCGAGCGGCCGTGGATCGAGCCGGGCGCGCGCGCCGAGGAGCGCGCCGCGGCATTTCTTGCCGCGGCCGGACTTGAAGGGCGGCGGCTCGTCGGATTCGCGCCCGGTGCGGCGTACGGCCACGCCAAGCGCTGGCCGCCGCGCTACGTCGCCGAGACGGTGGCCAGGCTGGCGGTGGAGCACGCCGTCACGTGCGTGCTCGTCGGGGCGTCGGGCGATGTCGAGGCGGGGCGTGAGATAGAATCGGCGCTCGGATCGCGCCGGCTGGCGCCCGGCCGTCTCGTGAACGTCATCGGCCACACCGACCTGTGGCTCCTCATCGGGCTGCTCGCGCGGTGCGAGACGTTCGTGACCAACGACTCGGGCGCCATGCATCTCGCGGCCGCGCTCGGCACGCACGTCGTGGCGACGTTCGGGCCGACAGACGAGCGCGAGACGGCGCCGTCGGGGGCGCGCGTGGAGGTGCTCACCGCGGGTGTGTTCTGCCGGCCGTGCAAGCTTCGCGACTGCCCGATCGATCATCGCTGCATGAAACGCATCACGCCGGCCCGCGTGCTCGACGCCGTGTTGTCGACGAGGCCGCCCGCATGAGCGGCCGCGCCGCGGTGTTTCTCGATCGTGACGGGACGCTGATCGAAGAGTCGGGGTACATCAACCGGATCGATGCGCTCCGGCTGTTCCCGTGGAGCCTGGAGGCGGTGCGCCTGCTGAACCGCGGCGGTTTTTGCGTCATCGTCGTCACGAACCAGGCGGGCGTCGCGCGCGGGTACTTCGACGAGGCGTTCGTCCGCCGCGCGCACGAGCACCTGGCGTCGGCGATTCGCGCGGCGGGCGGCGAGGTGGACGGGTTCTATCACTGCCCGCACCATCCCGACGCGGTGGTGGCCGAGTACCGGAAGCGCTGCGACTGCCGCAAGCCGGCGCCCGGCATGTTCCTCGACGCGGCGCGCACGCACGGCCTGGACCTCGCGGCGTCGTATTCAATCGGCGATCGGTGGCACGACGTGCAGGCGGCGCAGCGGGCGGGCGCCACCGCCGTGATGGTGCGCACCGGGTACGGATCGACGGAACTCGAACGGCCGCGCGCCGGCGTGACGCCGGCGCACGTCGCGGACACGCTCATCGACGCAACCACGTGGATACTTCGACAACGCGCCTCCTGACCCTCATCGACCGCTTCGGCGGCCGCCGCATCGCGGTCGTCGGCGATCTCATCGCCGACGAGTTCATCTACGGCCGCGTCGCGCGCGTCTCGCGCGAGGCGCCGGTGCTGATCCTCAACTACGACACCACGGAGGTGCTGCCCGGCGGCGCCGGGAACGCCGCGCGCAACGTGGCCGCGCTGGGCGGCCAGGCGCGCGCCGTGGGCCTGGCCGGCACCGACGAGCCGGGCCGGCGGATGCTCGACGTGCTCGGCGCCGGGGTGGACGTCCGCGGCGTGGCGCGCGTGCGCGACTGGCGCACGCCCACCAAGACGCGCATCCTCGCCGGCGGCATCCATTCGGCCAAGCAGCAGGTCGTGCGCATCGATCGCGCGACGGGGCAGCGGCCCGGCCGCGCGGTGCGCGACGCCGTCACGCCCCGGCTGGCGCGCGCGCTCCGCGGCTGCCACGCCGTCCTGCTGTCGGATTACGGGACCGGGCTCGTCACCCCCGCGATGGCCGCGGCCGTGCGTCGCGCCGTCGGCGCGAGCGTGCCGCTGCTCGTGGATTCGCGGTAC containing:
- the waaF gene encoding lipopolysaccharide heptosyltransferase II, with the translated sequence MTTTVPERLVVRAPNWLGDLVMALPALGMIRRAYPEAELTIAAPLPCAPVFEQHTAVGSVDVIAPDMATGEEFDTILLLTNSFGSAWRARRAGIKERWGYAAAGRSWLLTRAVPRPSGRVHQVDYYRVLARELGMAGTGERPWIEPGARAEERAAAFLAAAGLEGRRLVGFAPGAAYGHAKRWPPRYVAETVARLAVEHAVTCVLVGASGDVEAGREIESALGSRRLAPGRLVNVIGHTDLWLLIGLLARCETFVTNDSGAMHLAAALGTHVVATFGPTDERETAPSGARVEVLTAGVFCRPCKLRDCPIDHRCMKRITPARVLDAVLSTRPPA
- a CDS encoding HAD family hydrolase — its product is MSGRAAVFLDRDGTLIEESGYINRIDALRLFPWSLEAVRLLNRGGFCVIVVTNQAGVARGYFDEAFVRRAHEHLASAIRAAGGEVDGFYHCPHHPDAVVAEYRKRCDCRKPAPGMFLDAARTHGLDLAASYSIGDRWHDVQAAQRAGATAVMVRTGYGSTELERPRAGVTPAHVADTLIDATTWILRQRAS